DNA from Triplophysa dalaica isolate WHDGS20190420 chromosome 9, ASM1584641v1, whole genome shotgun sequence:
tgaaatgatgaagagggtaagtaaataaagacggaattttcatttttggatgcaCTATCAGTTTAATAAACTTTGAAGGTCGTATTTTACTTCACAATTTGTAACttctatttaaattatattttagttGAAATCCTCACTGCATCCCAGTGGATGTTAAGTATTGAAGGGCAGGTGGTTGTGAATGCACACTCAAGCTTTGTGGCTGGACTTGCagctttatttttgttctattACAGCTTCAACCTGGTTTACGAGGAGGCAGCaagataattattataaaatgtatttaaatgcactACTTAATACATTAATTGCACAGTAGTGCTTGAGGTGAAGTGGTACTAAAAGCTGTGGTTTCgtaattattttgattaaaactaaaatagttactttatctTTGTACAGATGATTTGTTGGAATCAACCCATCCACTTGCACCAAATCAGCCACAACAATGGTTGGAGGTAAAAAAGCGGAAAGGTCTCAGAGAAGAGGAACAACACATGTTCCAACTTTTTTGGTTTCCAACTTTTACAAAGTTATTCACTAGTCAActtgaaacaaatgtaaacgctgcaaaaattgcttgattttgtcttgttttgtaataaaaatatctaaacattattaaatcaagatgcactttcttaaaaagaaaagtggCCTAAGAAATGTAGTATCttttaaaggagaaaaaaaatagaattaagtaagtttatggtaaaaaaagcaaaaacatcttGCAATGgagtgagaaaaataaacttgaattaggtACTTGAGAAAATTGTCAAACTAAATTCAAGCTTATTTTTCccaccccattggcagattttatGCTTGTTTCAACCATAAGCTTACTTAATTcctatattatttttcaaaaaacaatagaaaagtaatttttcttgtcaagtaaatgTACAGTTACGTAAAAACGCTTattaagaatgtcatttttgtaatgaaactgttaagaagttttaaattgAATAGTAAGGTTTTAGTGGAAGATAAGATGAAACTTATCACCATATCACAAAAcatgttctttttcttttaaaaaatatagttaaagagtgtttttaaaaggttaaaatgATCAAGGTACTTTGTTACTGATTTTGAAAAGATTTTCTTACAGGCTGTAAAAATGGAAAGAGATAAACATGTGAAGGTCTTGCATTGCTTTGCCTTGTCagtttgaatatatatttttatcacaaCGGCTTTGACTTGGGTtgcattattttgtcatttaaattgtttcattcttatatatttatatgatatattggtaaataaaagattacatttgactttaaaaactttgttttactgcatttttaatgtaaaattgttACAACATCATCTTGCCCTTTGAGTTATTTACAGGATTGTTTGGCAATTTAGTTGCCAGCTAATTACTGTAATTTCTTTGAATTactaaaaaatactgtaacatGTTACATAGGTTTGTTtcaatattccattccattccattttctaccgcttatccgaactacctcgggtcacggggagcctgcgcctatctcaggagtcatcgggcaaaTACTACAGTAAAAAAATCAGTGTATCTATCCCTTTATCTATCTTTCCATCTCTCTGTCTAATCATATATCTGTCCTtctatccatctgtctgtctgtctatccaacCATCTATATCATCTCTATCTCATCTATTCATCTCTCTCCAGATATCGATCCATTTCTATCTCAAACTCCATCTATCTATTTATATGTATACTATCTATttatctatctctctatctacTGTAtcttattacagtttttctcaatcgCTTAGGCTAATTTTTCAAAGAGATTTTTATggatttcattttgtgtaacatgtaatttactgtaacatgaataaaacatttactgttaaaataaaaatagctaaTTTTTCAGTGTACATGtaacacatttatacaaaaaaatctatgttatactgtacatatttttcTGGGTACCATAGTACTGATTATTCCCAGTAAATCTTTACAAACTGTAAGCATTATAACATTTTGGTATATTAAAGTACAAAGTCACTGTCATAAAGTAGAGCATAAATTAAATTTTGTATACAACAATAATGTTCACATGACTGTCATTGTGAAAAAGAATCTAAGCATTTTGATCAGTACGGCTCACACAGTGAGTCACATTGAGTCACattgagaaaaactgaaattcaTCTATATCTCTGGCTATctacctaaccctaacccatcTACATGTATctatatctatatctatatatacaCTCTTATACAGTGAAACAATTTACACTAAAAATAACTAATAACTAACACTAAATTTTACATAAACCTGTGAAATCaatcagataaaaaaatgagtaaatttaagtaaaaaatttaagtaaatctgaactcaaatatttatttggaaCATGTAAAGAACATAGAAAATTGTCTTTACCTGTATACAAGGGTGTCATCTACGGTGCTGTTGTACTGGATCTGATACATTCTGATTCCAGGAATATGGCGTTCTGAGGGCCAGTGGATGATAGCCGAGCTGGACGTCAGTTCCTCCACCACCACCCGTTTGTTCTGAGACTTGGTGTCATTGTTGCCAGATTTGGTGGAGGTGGTGATGTCAGAGAGCCCCGGATCAGCCTCTCTCATGTGACCTGTGTTGTTCACAAACAGAGGTAAGGGGATCATGTTGACCTCAACGGCAGCCGTTGCGATTCCGGCAGCATTGGATGCAACGCAGTTGAACGCCCCACTGTCCTTCAGGGTGGTTATGAGGATGTCCAGAGTGCCATTATCATACAGAATGGTACGAGAGTTATTGTGCACCAACTTGCCGTCCGGAAAGCGCCAGTGCATTGCGGGTTCAGGGTCGCCCATCGCTTTACATTTTAACGTGACCCCTTGACCTTCCATGACGTAGGGTTTGGTCACCTGGTGTTTGGTTATGAGAGGCGGCTCACAGATGAACTCCTCCTCCTGGATAGACCAGAAGTATTTATCCATCAGATGTTCCGGAGAAGCGCAGGTCTCCAGATCATCTTCTCTCGTCAGGCGACGCAACCACAGCAGCTCACAGTTACAGTGAAGAGGGTTTCCGCCGAAGCTCACCGTCAGTTTGGAGGAACTGGATATCTTTGGGTCGGACAGCACCTGGGCGTGATGAAACAGAGTGTCGGGCGGTAAATTCTGCAGCCGGTTTGACGTCATATCCAATCGCACCAGCTTTGTGAGCAATGTGAAGGTCCCCACTCCGATGTAATCGATGAGATTGTGGTCCAGCGTTAACGTGTTGATGTTTGTCATTCTTGCTATCGCCTCCCATGGTAACGTCCTCAGGTTGTTGTATGACAAATCCAAGTCCTCGATGGTGGACACGAACTCGTCGAAAGTGGACGATTCCACCTGATGAATCTGATTATTGCCCAGTATTAAGTGTCTCAGGTTAATCAAACCCTTAAGCTGATCGCTGTTAATGAGGGTCAGACGGTTCCCATCCATGTGAAGCGCTCTCAAAGCCTTGAGTCCCACGAACGCGTGCGGTGCGATCTGGCTGATGGTGTTGCGCGACAGCGTCAGGTGTACCAGACTGGTCATGTTCAAGAAATCTTTCCTGCGGACTGACGTGATGAAGTTGTCGGTCAGCCGGAGCTCCACGGTCTTGCGGTCGATGGTCGGGGGCACGAACAGAAGTCCGGTTTTAGCACACAGGAGGGTGAGCGTGGGTGAGATGGTCTGACAGATGCATCGACCCGGGCAATGCTGAGCCTTCGCCAGCAGGCCGAACACCAACACATAAAAAACCAGCCTCTCCATGATGCATCAGCTTCCAGTACCTGcgcaaacacacaacagaaaacagtattaagaaaacataaaaaaataaaactttggaGGTAGATGTATTCATCAGAAATGGTCTCTTTATGACAGGTTACTGAGGGAAGTGAAAATAAAGAGTTCGGTGACATCCGCTGCCAAGAAAAGTCAATGCTGGGGATAATAATTTGAGGACCATATTTTAAAACCATCAAGATAGTAAATCACAAAGATCTTTGCTTGATATTATGTAATAAATGTTAACCCAAACAGTAATTAGCTATTTGACAAAGTCCTTCTTCAATTTACTGAAATTCTTCTTAACCCTTCATGTTTGAccttatacagtatgttttttttaaatgcactgaaGAAGTCTTCCACAGAATACAGACACCGAGACTTCACACCATATTAGCTCATAAACAGCTCTGTGGGTTTTGATAGTAATCTCTTTTCTACGGTCAGAGCTGAAGGAACCCTCTGGAAAATGAGACATTTGTAGAAGTGTGTCTTGATTTTGATATAAATTGTGGCAATAAACCTGCAGTGACATGAAATTCACATTCATCAGGTTTTGATCTGGTGTGGTGGTCCGTGTGTGTACAGGATGATATTCTCTCTTTTGATCCCCATTTAGATGTATTGATTTCTGTGCTCACTGATTCAGCTCAAATGCTCAAAGGGTTGATGGAAAAACATGAAACACTGGATGTGTTATAAGCACAGAAGCCCTGACGGAAGCCAAAGTTCATATCCGTCGGACGTAACGACTAAACAATGACATGTTTCTGGCTCTTTCACATTTATTATGAGGAGCTCAGATGTGCTGGAGTTCATAAAAGTtcacacattaaaatatatttaatagaataatatcttaaaataatttcaaataacTTTTGTTAGGTTCACTACcctcaaaatgataaaaaattagCATACCCAGTTTAGATTGGCGTTATGGTTCTGTTCTGGGCAAAAGCTCCCTGC
Protein-coding regions in this window:
- the lrfn1 gene encoding leucine-rich repeat and fibronectin type III domain-containing protein 1, with the protein product MERLVFYVLVFGLLAKAQHCPGRCICQTISPTLTLLCAKTGLLFVPPTIDRKTVELRLTDNFITSVRRKDFLNMTSLVHLTLSRNTISQIAPHAFVGLKALRALHMDGNRLTLINSDQLKGLINLRHLILGNNQIHQVESSTFDEFVSTIEDLDLSYNNLRTLPWEAIARMTNINTLTLDHNLIDYIGVGTFTLLTKLVRLDMTSNRLQNLPPDTLFHHAQVLSDPKISSSSKLTVSFGGNPLHCNCELLWLRRLTREDDLETCASPEHLMDKYFWSIQEEEFICEPPLITKHQVTKPYVMEGQGVTLKCKAMGDPEPAMHWRFPDGKLVHNNSRTILYDNGTLDILITTLKDSGAFNCVASNAAGIATAAVEVNMIPLPLFVNNTGHMREADPGLSDITTSTKSGNNDTKSQNKRVVVEELTSSSAIIHWPSERHIPGIRMYQIQYNSTVDDTLVYRMIPSASKTFKINDLAAGREYELCVLAVYDDGITSLTATRVVGCVQFHTAAEAGQCRFIHSQFLGGTMIIIIGGIIVASVLVFIIILMIRYKAYSASDAAKGKVRCGRSAAHVHSQTNGSQGRSRSKQRMQPAEERPSPTGEDCKALVLLKIEETQEELKVDLPLICSEKAPPSRRASLGGLPSDDTQTDSSLTGSTMSLCLIGPGAGPAEAPRFRERKGALANMGLLPSELARTRHRFSFDGDYALFQSHSYPRRARTRRHKSTTQLNTDVSPACSRRVTFSSTEWMLESTV